ttaataaaaagaaaacggatcATACCTTCAATGGAACTCTCGGTGACTGCGGTGACCAAGGCACGAATGAAAGCGGAATTAACTTCgccaacattttgtttctgttACATCATAAATAAATGTACGTTAATTCTCGCACTCAAATTAGCAAGGAATTACCTGGATCCAACTACAAACGTCATCTGTAGTTAATTGGCTTGCGTCTCTCAAGTATTTTTCCAGGCTATGCTGAAAATCGATGTAAACTTGACTGGAGGGAGGTGCATTACTGCTGGATTTTCCAACGCTGCCACTACTCCTTGGTATAGAATCGATTTGAGAAAGGAACTCCAGTTCctattaaattttgaaaacgagAATATTTacatttagatttaaaaaagaaaaaaaaaagaatgcggAACGTACCTTGTGTTGAGCGAGGAATGCGTTCGGGTCAACACCGGGTGGTAGCACGGTAGCGAGGGGTGCATTCGACATGATCCATATTCTTTCTGCTCCAGCAATACcctgacaaagaaaaaattcacttGATTTAATGAACACTTAATAATTTCGATACAGTGTTAGCCAAAGTTTAATGTGAAGTAGGCAAGAAATCCCAATTCATTCAGATAGGCAGTATTTTGTAGCACCCTAATCTGCCACTAGCAATGATTTTAAGACATCAAAGGCGGAAACGAAGGGTGCAACAGCATGATTTCTGTCGATTGACAACGGCCTACCTGTGCTTTGACTAATTCCTTCAGAACTGCAGCTACAAAATTAGCAACCAAGGATGAATTCAAAGTCGACGACAACTGTCCAACGAAGTTCAAATTTATCACGCCTTCTTCAAACAGAGGCTCGACCAGTTCAGCCGTGTATTCCCACAGTTTGGGTATGTCCACAAGGAAGTCTTCAGCAGATTGAAGGAGTTCAGAAAATCTGGAACAAATCGCATATTAGTTACAAGGGTTCACTACTAAacttcaatgcgaaaatctaCTTACCCATCAACTATGTCGAAGGATGCGAAAAGTTTTCTCTTAACCATTTCCTTCAATAAAGTGCCTGTTGCCCTACGTTCCTTTTTGTTACGTTCCAATACATGCAGCAAGCATTGGTTGATGAATTTGGCTACCGTAGATGAATGCAACCACTCCCTCATGTCGAGAACAGCATCctgaagaaatcaaaaagatAAGTTTTCCCAGGTTTAGAAAACTGAGCCcttaaaaataacgaaaaaagaaattgcctTTACCTCTATCTTTTCATTTGTAAAGTATTCACCCAAAAGCGAATGAGATTTTCGCTCAATCTCATCATCCGTAACGGTTGATTTACCTAATAGTACATCTGCCgcgttcaaacaaaaattaagaaaacgtccaatatttgaattttatgtttaatttcATTACCTTTGGATACTTCACGCGACAAAGGCGGCGGCTGAGGTGTCTCGCGAATAGGGCGAGTTACGGAGTTTTCACGTGAAGATTGCTGACTACGTGAACGACCAGCAAAGCCTacataacaaaaacaagttaTAGAAATTGGCAATTCCACATGAAACTAGCTGCATTCAAAATTCGAAAGCGCTTCAGGCCTGTTGAGCTTGATAAACCCCCACAGTGAAATTCGGTATCGATTTTGTCATCATTTACGCTTCacaaagaacttttttttataaaagaagATCCAAAACGCACCGGTGTTCTGTGAGCGAAGGGAATCTAGTCCACGATCGCCATCCTTGGGCGGGTAAAAAGCACTTTTCGTGGCTCCAGGCATCGTCCGGTAATCCTGGTTACCACCACGGCCGCTATGGGGTGGGCCGCCAAGACTAGAGCGTCCCGAGAATGGAGCCTTGCCGCTTTCGTGTTGAGTTCCGGAATCATCTTCTAGGATTTGGTAGCGATTGGATCGAGTATCTTGAGTTGCACCACTACCAACACTGCCAACCATCGATTGAGACATGCCACCAGACGCTCCTCTACCCCATGAGCCCATTCCTCTACCTCCCGGGCCCAGACTGATGACAGTTTGATCAGCATCTCCAGATGCCTAGAAACCAgcaatattcaaaatgaaacatcaaagagaaacaaacgattcaaaaatagaaataccTTAGGTATCCGAAGTTGCTTCATATCCAACTTGACGTTGCCACCTCTACTGCCACTGTTCTGGACAGTATTCCAACCATCATCACTAGGACCTGGAGTCAGTAGCAAACAAAGCATTTTCCATTAATTAATGAATACAGTGTCAGCGTCTGTTCAACAGCTAAACAACCGCATCAGCCCTGTTGAGCTTGTACTACCATCATCCATAAATACGGATACAAGTTATTCATCATTCGAGtttaaatgaaagaaaaacactatATTAAAGACTTTGAACTCACGTGACTGTTTCCTATTACGATCATCGCCTCCACGCCGATCTCCCACCATCCTTCCGTCGCGAGACATGCCACCCATGGAGCCCATATTTCCCTGGAATTGTGGGTTGTTCAGCTCTCTCTCTTGGTCCTCGCGCTCCTTATGGACATCTCTGTGAATCTGTTCAATCGTCTTGGGTGCGTTATCATCACGACGTGGTTTCCATCCAGTTTTCCGCAAATCAACTACGTCTTGGATCATAAACCGTATACGATTTGATATTTTGCGTTTGTTGACAATGGAATCCAGAGTACTAAAATACGAATTCATGGATTCACGATTTGCCTGCAATCAGTAAGATGATTAGTTTATTGCAGcctagaaaaaataataatgaacaagaaaacaaaccgAGATGGACGTTGATCTTCCTGCGGGTGGTTGCATTGGAGACTCCAATTCCTTGCCGATTGTGGACAACAACCGGCAGAGGCACTCGAGCGATTCTTCATCTTCAGGTTGACTCAATAACCGAAGTATACACTGATGCATAATTTTCACCGAAAGGATTCGCAATTTAAATAATTCTCCAATAAACCTGAAAACCACATTTCCCAGTTAATTTCGaaaatatattgaaaaaaatttaaagctTACCTAATGTTCCCTAAAGATTTTCTTCGATTTGAATTGACAAGTTCTTCTAATTCCACTTccaactctttcttttttgcgtccTAGACAAGCAAAGAGGGGAAATTAGTATTGATAACCTAAGAATAAAATATTGTAAGGCCGTTTTACCGATTCAGCCTTTTCGATTTCCTTTTGCTTGTTTGCCACGTCTTTGAGTCCGGCACTGTCTTTTTCAAACTCTTTCTGGCAACGGGTCAGCAATAGCTTGCGGAAGTTGGTCGTTTCAGCTGGATTTGCTGAAGAAGCCACTTCTTTTGTCGACAGAGCTTGACACATTTTAGCATATGTAGATGAAAAAATTGGAACAGCAACAGcctaaaaaattgaaatggttttTACTACATGAAGTTGATTCAACAATCTATCAACCGCATACCTTctcgaaaaacaatttgatgACTCCAGCTAACCGGTCTTCACTATCAATATCTAAGGCTTGAATCCTCGCCAATAATGTGTCAAATTTAGATGGAGTCAACTTGTTCAAAATTCCACGGACGGTTTTTAGCATTTCCTAATCGTAGACGATAATTGTAAGTAGAGctaaaaacaatattttatttaaatctaCTTCGGTGCTGGCTTTATCAgggttctctttttcttccttggaTTTCGAAGCATGCTTGGGTTTCCAAACATTAGGATCTTCGGGTCGTTCTTGTCGGATCAATGAGTTCATCAGCTTAATTTCTCTTCTAGGTGGTGGTTGCTGCTGACCCATGCCCTGATCACGACTTCCTTGCTGACTGTTTCTCTTAGGAAGACCCTATAAATGTTTCCGTACGAGATCAGAACTTGaactttcaaaacaaataaattttcgAACCTTTGCTGGCATCATTTTAACAAAAGTCGGCGTGAAGTCTCCAACAGTAACACCGCGCTTCACAGTTGAACcctattagaaaaaaaaggcataagTTAAAAATcactttcaaaataaaaagttttcaaAGTAACTGCCTGACGACTTCGTGAATTGCATAGTTTTCAATTACCTTGTCGCGGACAACTTCCAAACTAGGAAGTCCTTCCGGTTTTTTCTGGGAAGCTGGGTTGCTTTGCAATTCCAACAGAAATTGCCTATCGTAAGTCTTTTTCCCCTCTGGATTAACTGGACTCCATTGATCTGCAAAGGTTAAATATGCATACATatgacatttgtttttaaagaaattttatcAATGCTTTCGTATTGGGTAACTTTTAACTtgacctaatttttttttacacctacCGTCCTTGTATGTATATTTCAACGACGTCGATTTACCAGGTGCCCGGTTTTCACCATCCTCTGTCGCAGTAATTTGAGGTGTTGTCACCACTGGCTCTATTTCACTAGGGGGAGGGCTTGATCCTTGCTTATCTAAACCATACataattgaattattaaaaaattattttttaatgttcatCTTATGCAAGATGTACCCCCATTGGTAATCACAGATTCTGTTTCAACTCCAACTGTGGGGCTCTCCAAAGGCTTTTCGACAACCGATTCTGGAACAACCGGCAAGGGTCGCGGCATTTCCtataaagaaaacacaaaattacTATTGTTTGCAAAACACTTGGATAGCACCAAATTACTTTAATTTCGACGTCCATCTTGGAAGAGGAATCGACCACTGGTACTGGATTGATAGGAGTAGCAACTGGGATATTTGGGGTGGTAGTAGGCACAACATCCTTCTCTTGAACTGGAGACGGAATCTCGACAGCGGCAGCTACAGGTTGGGCAACTTTAACTTCTTCAACGCTCTGTGGGGGCGGAGGAGTGGGGGGTGTGGGGGTAGAACTCGACTTTGAGGTCTTGCGCCCCTTTTTACCACCCTTCGGATTACCTCGTCCTAAATTTCACcaagaaacatttcaaatttcgaTTAGTACACGATTCTACTAATTGTTCAATCGAACAACTCCTTTTTGGTGGACCGAATGATTCCTGTTCTGGAATCTTCAAAGGTCCATACACACAACGCCTTTTTAAACCGCTGGGATACTATTTATAGATTATATGCTCTATTGCCTCCCAAGTTAAACTTAAAAACATGGCGAATAATGAATCCAAGAGCAGCATCTAGGGATATTCACAGTGTAGAGATTGACAAACTATATCCTGATTAGGCAATGTCGAAGGTCAGTCTGAAACTAAAGTCCTAAAACGGAAGTCTAGCTGTGTTGGCAATTCTACCGTAAACTGAATACTGCATGGAAAGGAAGAGCGGGAGTGTAAGTTCAATGACCTGTTTTCGAGATCTTTTGCTATCACGATAAGTGGGCGTGTGAAATACAGCCGCCATACATACTCAATATAATTCTTGAACTAACCTTGAAGAAGGAGCATCGCCATCATGCGACACTACCTTATTTGCACTTCTGGGTTTTTCCCAATGAAATCACTGGAGCAGGACGTCTGTTGAGCTTAGGGACATAACAGGGTGGGCGATTTAAGAGAAACTAAATCCCAttcaagaaaaattcttttaagaaTACCGAAAAAACACGAGACCACCGGACCTTCGAAAGTCGTCCAGTCGAATGGACCAAGAGATGCGTAACACTACACAAATAGAACGCCCATAGAGGGCAGACGTGGCGCTGTCTGCAAACTCGACGTCACGTTCTCGTCTGctattttctcctttccccGATTGCTTTGCATCGACCCTTTTCATTCCTCGTTGCCCTGTtctactttttaaaatacaacgtttccccccccccccacaccatccgcaaattttttttggtcgaGCTAGTGACCAAATATTGCTTTCGTGAAAATGTCAGCCAGCTAACTGGGTTtacatagattttttttttttaaactaacgCAATGTACGAGAAATGTTTTACCTTCGCCTTGCTCGGGACTAGGAGCAGTCGAGACGGGAATGGGTGATGCCGTACTGGAAGGCGGCTCACTAACAGAGGGTCCTTCACCGTTCTCTGGGGCAACGGGGACGGGTATGACCTCCTTTTCTATGACCGGCACCGGCTGTACCGGTGCTATCGGAGCACTGACTGTTGCTGGCGAAGTTGGTGTTGTTGACGTCGAAGCCGATGCAGCTACAGTTGGTACTATCTTTTTTTCCACAATTGTTTCTTCAATTACTGCAACGCTTGCATTTTCTGATGGAGAAGCAGTATTTTCCACGATTGGAGTTGTAGCCGTTTCCTCTACATCTAGAGCGGCTGGAGTAGCCAATGCTGATGGCGCTTCAACCTCATCCACAGCCACTTGAGGCAGCAAAACAGCATCGGTTGCTGCAATTTCAGGGGGTGTCACAGTGGTTGGAGTAGCTACGGCTGACGGAGGCATTTCCTCACCGGTGAGAATATTTCTATTAGTATTAGGGTCAACAATGCGCAGGGCGCTTGTCCTTAGCCTCCGTGATGCTCCAGAGCTTTCACGCAGTTGTGGCGCCGGTTGTGGAGCTATCGGGGCTTGCTGTGGCTGTTGGGGTTGCTggggctgctgctgctgctggggctgttgttgttgaggctGTTGGGGTTGGGGCTGCTGCTGTGATGGGTAATAAACAGCTGgacaaaagtaggaaaatgaaaaccgGAAAGGCGCACTACAACATACGAGATTTTACCTGGCGTGCTCTGCATAGGAAAACTCGGGTAAGGAGGTGAAGGCCTGTAGCTGTACGTTTGTTGGGCTGCTCGTGGTTGCTGGAACtattcaaacagaaaacaaaacgtgataaaaggaaaatttagGTTACACCAGATgtagaataaaaatatttgccaACGCCACACTTACAGCCTGCCATACGAGACTCGGCATACGAGCAGGTTGCTGTGCAGAATGATACATCCTATTACTATTAACCCTTTTGCAACTATAGCCCGATAAAGGCCCTGATGCTTTATACTTGCATTTATCACAGTACAGACTTGAAAGTTAGAACACCAACTGAAGGTTTTCAACCAACTGACAGAATCCAAGATagcaagagaaagaaaagggtggTATTATACGAAGACTGGTTTGGCAACTTTTACTTCAGCCATCCCCAACTATCACTTTTGGGTCTTCGAGGTCGATCCCCCAAAGCGATAACCATCCCAAGACTTTCTAGAAACGGCACCTAGTGACCCGATGacgaacaaacaacaaaaagttttTCTGCATTCCATCAGCCAGACCAAAAAGGTTAAGAAACTCACCGACACATTTCCGGGAGGCAGGTTCCCTGACTGTTGGTAATACGCTGGAGGATTCGCCGGGTACGATAAATAGGGCTGCTATATAATTAAAGAAACGACGGTTGGCGTTCAATTAAGGTATAATGCACatacaaaattattaaaatataagaatttCTAAGTTTGAGAGAATAGTGTCTTCAATTATTGGTCAAATGACATAAAATTCACTATTATTCTTGTGAAGTTAAAAGCCAATATTAGTGAAACGAGTAACTCACTTGATTGTTGAACTGATCTCCAATGACGAAAAGTACAGGTTGCTGTTATACGAAAAGCAGGTATTAACCAACCACCCATTAATAAATATAAGAATCAAATACTTACATTCATCGCAGGGTAAGGTATGGCCTGAGCACCATTGGGTGGATGGGTGGGATTAATGGCACCACCTGCCATAGGGGGTCGGGGCATGTGCTGATTTCCCGGACGTATCGGGCGACCgtaaaactggaaaaaagaaacgtgacaTTTAACATATACAGAATAAAAGTTCTACAAATTATTGTATAAGTAACAAACCTGGTTATTTCCCTGAGTTGGTCTACCCTGCATGGGGCCGGTATGTCCAGCGTTAACCATCGTTAGTTGCTGATTCACTCCCAATGAAGCTGTAGAAAACATCAAAACAGACATTGAATTTAGAATACTGTATCAGGCTTGACTTGTGTTATAACATGCCAGGAGGAAGAGAATGATGAGCAGACTGGTGGTGTGGAGGTGTCTGCTTTGACAGGTCGAGTGGACTATGGCCTACAAAACTGCCTGGTGGAGGTCCTTGGGGCATTCCTCCGACAGACGTCTACAAACGACCAAAACACGATTTTCCAATGTAATGTTCAATGAAAATGCCTATAAATATGAGAGTACAAGCAACATACATTAGAGGCAGCAATAGGTGGGGTTGGACCTGTTAGCCCAGAAACCAGCGGCAGACGAGGAGGGACTGGTCCAGCACTGGCACCAGCTACATACGGTCCCCCGTAAGCGTACTCTgtaaatataaaacaataaaagatcagctaaattaataaaaagcaaaaggatATAATGAATTTCATGCCCTAACTAGTAGGAAAATGTGTACATGGTATTACAAACTTTCTCAGTTAATGACAACGACTAGATAAACTTAATAGagccaaaacatttttgataGCTATACAGGACTTGCAAACATTTGAGTAGACTTTTCAGACAGGTTGACACAAGAGGCACGTTAAGTATTCAGCACATAGAGGAATTAAGTCACAGTAATCATGAATACGTCACTATGATTTGCGTTAGTGCCACAAAATCATTGAAACCCTACCAACTAAGTTATCGACCGGGAATGAGCTGTAACTTCACTATCGTATTAACACTTCACTTATGACGTTAAATGCTGCAATTTCGACCTATTAATTTTTGGGAACATTTCCGTATTCTAAAGAAGTTAATAAACTGAATATTCGGAGACCAAAGCAGCCAATACTCGTCAACGTTTCAACAAGACGTGGACATGAATAGTGTCTAGCTCAATAAACGCCATCTGACGAGGGGAGATTCGATACATCTGTTGGCGAAAATGTCGATGCCCTGAACACTAACTAATACTGTAAAGTTTCATTACCTTGatcacagaaaataaaaacgcaaaTAGAACTAACACGCCAGACGAACAGAAAAATTATGACGAGCAAGAAGTGCCGATACCGGAAAGAGTTGTTCGGCCATCTTGACACGTGGGACCGTGTCTCAAATGATCCAAATCTCTTGAAGCCGGTCACGTGCACACTCTCCAACTATTACATGCGATTAATTTCTCAAgacactttttttgttttttcttacggGCTTCCTATATGAGAAACATTTCACGTAGTTGACAATTCCCGATGCGTTCAATTGAAGACATACCCAACAGCCTTGGATACGAGTACAAGGTTGCTGATCGAAGTCGCCATTTCATGTCGTAACACTTTACTAAGTCACACACTGTAAGATATAATGTATTAAATTAATACTTACTTGAGGAAGCATCATCAAATAGATAGGTAGCGTTTGCTCGTGATTGCTGCTGGTTGGGATAACTAGGTGGTCCTGGTTGTGGCTgaggttgctgctgttgctgctgctgctggctgTGAATGTTTTTGCCCTTCTGTGGCACGTTCATTGCCTCTGCCAATCGAATGGTTGAGGGCAATTTTCAGCAGCTGCAGTGCGTCGTGGACGTCGTCGACGAGCAAATGGACAGACAGCCCGACATTTAAACTTTAAAGTCAACCTGTTTTCAGGAAGAAATGAGGAAAATGTAGGAGACTGGAGGAGGGGAGTTTTTCTACTCGTCAACACAAAACTAGGCACGCAACATGGGACTCGAAACTGTATCTATTAAGATCTGATTCGATGTTTGCAAATTGACGTTAACAATAATGGGATGAATATACGTACAATCAACTGTGAATTTGACGAGAAAAAAGGCCTCGATGCCTCAGATGTCACGGGATATAAAacagcaaaagagaaaaagagttttCAGTCGCCGCTTTCTCGGAAGGAACGGTAGTGGCTAGTAGTTGAGAATTAAGACACATGGCGGCGTCTAATTGTGAGCAAAACTTATTCATAGATGGCGTAGAATTTGAATGTTTACTTTCATTGCATAAAATTAAACTAAACTTATTTAGTACGATGTTTGTAACGTTagtaaatttattattaacatGGAAacttttaattaaattcaatAGCAGCGATTTAATACAACGTCCTCTAACGGTAGTTTTTACTGGGATAGCATGTTGGATTTTTATACGAAAttatgtttaattttttaccATTTTACTGTAATTACTTTTTAAATAAGTATTGTTCCACAAATCCGTACATAagatttttttgaattttaatgaaaagaaGATTTTTATCTGACACCATCTTACGGCCAATGTTGTAGTTCACTTCACGCGGTAGACAACTAGGAAAACAAACTTGATGGTCAATGAGTTGGAAGTTACTGAAGAACAACAACTCTTGTTTGCaacacttttttgttttcatgttgcAGTGACATGTACCATAAGTGCCCAAAATTTGGTATTTTAAACTCATTTTTTGTAACCATTCACCAGTGGAGAAATTAATTAGTAATATCCTGACTTATTGTTTATTAGCTGTAACTGGAGTTTCACTGATATGGGCTGGCTTTATGGTTTATCTGTTAACCCATCTTCAGAGCTTTGCAGACTATGGAGGGAGGTTCCAGGTGGGGGCTAAGTATGCCCACGAATATCTTTCAAATATTAGTCATTCAGCTTttaaagaagaagcaaaaaccATATCAACCACTAATCAAGCTGCCAAAAAGAAACTAATTAATGTAGTCATACAAGCCAGGGAGGATAATATAGGTGGTCTCATAAGTGCTGTCAATAGTGTTATTGCCAACACGAAATCCTCAgttcatttccattttgttgTGTCTGATGAAACCATATTCCACTTACAGTAAGTGATTACATTTCTGAAGTTAAGTTTGCattataaatgttttttcaaTGCAGGGAATGGATGAAAGTTCCTGAACTTTCCAATGTTCAATACTCAATTGCACAACTTCCAGCACACCTAGAAAAATACTACAACGCTGCAAAATTTGCATTCCTTGATATCTTCCCATCACTACATGATCGTGCTGTCTACCTTGATCCAGATGTGATTGTCCAGGGTAGattaatttgaaaattattctTAATTGTATTTATTAGTATGCTGATGGTTTATCCTaatatttgcatttttatCTTTGGATAGGGGATTTGGCTGACTTAtttaaaattccaattctCGTTAAGGATCTGGGCGCCTTTTCTGATGATTGCCAAGCGGGCTCTGCATCGAAAAGAGTGACTTCACGCGTCGAAATGCTATACGCCTCCCGCTTAAATCTAAAACAGCACGAAATAGCTAAACTCAATCTCAATCCGCTAACGTGTACCTTCAGTACAGGCGTGTTTGTTACTTCCGACGTGGACACTtggagaaatgaaaaagtggcAGAAAAAATCCTTGATTTGATTCATTCTCATGAACGGTACAGCTCGATGTTTTACAGATCACAATGGCTTTTCTTTAACTGTATTATTCAGATCTTCCATCATAGGACCACAGGGTGGGTTGGATGTAGTTGAAGCCGCTATCTTGGCCATTTTTCACGGACGTACATCACCGATTGATCCCATGTGGCATGTTGGAAATTTAGGTACTTTACTGCCTCTGTCGCTTACCATTATTTATTGTAAATATTTCATTTATCTGTCCAAATAGGACTGTCCCGTGGATCAAGATACTCACCCTTTTACTTAAATAACGCAAAATTATTGCACTTTAATGGCCATTTTAAGCCATGGAAATCAGTTCGGAGTTTTGGAAGTACttttgaacagaaaatttgGGATAAGTATTTTATTCCTGACCCGCTTGGCCGCTTCGTGCCTATTCGTAAGAAATATTCGGAAatttaaatctttatttttgagtaaatgtttgcttttgtGTCTATTTTAAGTCTAATAGAGCCATTTAGAGAGCATCGCTGATGTCTCAATTTGTAACACTGATGTCGATATATTATCTATCTCATTGCCAGTCacaaccgtttttgaaatgtgATTCTGAAACACATGAGACGATGTTGGAGGCTCGCTCCTGCTTTACAAATTCTTCTGTTCCCATTTCCTTTTGTACGTCATCGACTCACGCCATGCACGTAACGTCATTCAACTAGTGGAAACCATGGCGAACTAGAACGTTGCGTCTTTTTCCGAATGGTTCAGCTCAGCTCATTTGCGCTCCTTATTCGATAGGGTAGAGCAGTCTATTCTTGAAGTACGTTCTCCAACGTGGTAATTTCAGGCAAAGCCAGAAATACGATCGTGGAGGTGCACGAATGGAATGGGCATGAGCTCTTTGTATGTGGAATCGCTTAAGAAAGGCAGCGGGAGATAGAACAGAGCATCTTAAATAATATGAAACGTATTGTGTATTGTGttgcattttcaaaaactttttaACCAGACATCAATCCAAGTGCCTGGAACCCTGAGcaaataggaagaaaaaaaagaaaagaccatTAGATATTCAGTAGCCATCCGGTGTGGAATCAGATGGATATTCCGTCCGTCTCGAAACTCGTGACTCAGACTGTTGAAGCTTGACATTTATATAGCCATCAGAGAGCGAACTCGATCTACTCTCAACTTTAATTGTTTCTCATCATTTTCGAGAGAGCACAAGCGGATAGTACAATAACTTATGGATGATTCCAGGAACAGTAACCAAATTTAACTTACCAGCAGTAGGAAATAAAGGACAGACGAAAACAACTTCCGCAGCAAGGCTAGGATGTATTACGACTGCCTCTCAGACGGCAACTAGGATTCTGTATAACAgcggattttatttttagactTCGAGACCTCCTTAAAGCTAAAAACTACCACACACGAAGGCATCCTGTGCAATGAAAAACTtcttaattttgtatttgtgttttgcaaaaaaacaaacaaacaaatgttcgCCCgcacaataataaaaaaaagtaaaaaaaaaacgcaagttacacgaataaaaaaatcaaatgcgattgattcaaaatgaaaaggtgtaaaaaaaacaaacggttACGGCCTACTACGACAAACAGTATTCGCATTCAATGGGGAGAGGGAGTAGTAGACATGTATCGATGGTGCAGGA
The nucleotide sequence above comes from Daphnia carinata strain CSIRO-1 chromosome 3, CSIRO_AGI_Dcar_HiC_V3, whole genome shotgun sequence. Encoded proteins:
- the LOC130698449 gene encoding eukaryotic translation initiation factor 4 gamma 1-like isoform X2 gives rise to the protein MSVLMFSTASLGVNQQLTMVNAGHTGPMQGRPTQGNNQFYGRPIRPGNQHMPRPPMAGGAINPTHPPNGAQAIPYPAMNQPYLSYPANPPAYYQQSGNLPPGNVSFQQPRAAQQTYSYRPSPPYPSFPMQSTPAVYYPSQQQPQPQQPQQQQPQQQQQPQQPQQPQQAPIAPQPAPQLRESSGASRRLRTSALRIVDPNTNRNILTGEEMPPSAVATPTTVTPPEIAATDAVLLPQVAVDEVEAPSALATPAALDVEETATTPIVENTASPSENASVAVIEETIVEKKIVPTVAASASTSTTPTSPATVSAPIAPVQPVPVIEKEVIPVPVAPENGEGPSVSEPPSSTASPIPVSTAPSPEQGEGRGNPKGGKKGRKTSKSSSTPTPPTPPPPQSVEEVKVAQPVAAAVEIPSPVQEKDVVPTTTPNIPVATPINPVPVVDSSSKMDVEIKEMPRPLPVVPESVVEKPLESPTVGVETESVITNGDKQGSSPPPSEIEPVVTTPQITATEDGENRAPGKSTSLKYTYKDDQWSPVNPEGKKTYDRQFLLELQSNPASQKKPEGLPSLEVVRDKGSTVKRGVTVGDFTPTFVKMMPAKGLPKRNSQQGSRDQGMGQQQPPPRREIKLMNSLIRQERPEDPNVWKPKHASKSKEEKENPDKASTEEMLKTVRGILNKLTPSKFDTLLARIQALDIDSEDRLAGVIKLFFEKAVAVPIFSSTYAKMCQALSTKEVASSANPAETTNFRKLLLTRCQKEFEKDSAGLKDVANKQKEIEKAESDAKKKELEVELEELVNSNRRKSLGNIRFIGELFKLRILSVKIMHQCILRLLSQPEDEESLECLCRLLSTIGKELESPMQPPAGRSTSISANRESMNSYFSTLDSIVNKRKISNRIRFMIQDVVDLRKTGWKPRRDDNAPKTIEQIHRDVHKEREDQERELNNPQFQGNMGSMGGMSRDGRMVGDRRGGDDRNRKQSRPSDDGWNTVQNSGSRGGNVKLDMKQLRIPKASGDADQTVISLGPGGRGMGSWGRGASGGMSQSMVGSVGSGATQDTRSNRYQILEDDSGTQHESGKAPFSGRSSLGGPPHSGRGGNQDYRTMPGATKSAFYPPKDGDRGLDSLRSQNTGFAGRSRSQQSSRENSVTRPIRETPQPPPLSREVSKDVLLGKSTVTDDEIERKSHSLLGEYFTNEKIEDAVLDMREWLHSSTVAKFINQCLLHVLERNKKERRATGTLLKEMVKRKLFASFDIVDGFSELLQSAEDFLVDIPKLWEYTAELVEPLFEEGVINLNFVGQLSSTLNSSLVANFVAAVLKELVKAQGIAGAERIWIMSNAPLATVLPPGVDPNAFLAQHKELEFLSQIDSIPRSSGSVGKSSSNAPPSSQVYIDFQHSLEKYLRDASQLTTDDVCSWIQKQNVGEVNSAFIRALVTAVTESSIEGRGTDSKLNNAVLKHWTEVLRRYVDNIAERELQLLFAVQTLVTQRQHPKGLIQGIFETLFDSNVVSEEGFYSWVSVDDPLEREGKAVALKSITSFLTWLKEADPESDQEADA